A stretch of the Medicago truncatula cultivar Jemalong A17 chromosome 5, MtrunA17r5.0-ANR, whole genome shotgun sequence genome encodes the following:
- the LOC11441044 gene encoding G2/mitotic-specific cyclin S13-6: MTIQEKLEVNDVTSDVSKEKLVAMKYIEELNKFYKKDEGSTSTGDYAVSQSNIYISRRPKLLDRVIGIHTKYAISQESLFLAMNIVDRFLVARSVREEKLRLVGMGAWLIAYKYGGIWHLKVDTFVTLPDNPYTRAQILWIEEETSGALNRKLTVSTPFHFLSLFFKAPPDDTYNNFLLENMTYFLSELGMINFTP; encoded by the exons ATGACTATTCAAGAG AAACTTGAAGTAAATGATGTCACCTCTGATGTTAGTAAGGAGAAACTTGTCGCTATGAAATATATCGAAGAATTAAACAAGTTTTATAAGAAG GATGAGGGGAGTACGAGTACCGGTGATTACGCGGTCTCACAATCTAATATCTATATTAGCAGGAGACCTAAGCTTCTTGACAGGGTTATAGGTATCCATACCAAGTATGCAATTTCACAGGAATCCCTTTTTCTAGCTATGAATATTGTTGATCGATTCTTGGTAGCCAGATCGGTGAGAGAGGAAAAACTTCGGTTGGTTGGCATGGGCGCCTGGCTGATAGCATATAAGTATGGTGGAATCTGGCACCTTAAG GTGGATACCTTTGTTACTCTTCCTGATAATCCTTACACACGTGCACAAATACTATGGATTGAGGAAGAGACATCAGGAGCTTTAAACCGGAAACTGACTGTTTCAACACCCTTTCATTTTCTATCTCTTTTCTTTAAGGCACCACCAGATGACACATATAACAACTTTCTTTTGGAAAACATGACTTATTTCCTATCTGAATTGGGAATGATCAATTTTACACCTTGA